GCGGTACAGATGTCTGAAAAAATCAATATCTAGAAATAATTTGATGATCAGATGTCGTCTGGGATTTAAAAAATGGCGACCTAAGTCAAAGAAATCCAAGCTGCTCCATGTATTTTGTCTCGGAAACTATTTCCGCTAACATAGGATCAAAGTCTACAATGTACTTCACCTCGTACACGTTGGctgtaaaaataatgaaaatattaccaGCAAACTGACATCTTCactatcttttttaaaaacaagaaaatacacaaaaaagTTAGTGGAATTTCTAAGTTGTAGATATTTCAATACAGTTAAAACTGATATGCTTATCATTCCAAGACTATAAGTTTATAATCCTGTGATAATTTGATTCCTGaagataatttatattatataaaccTCAAGATATAAAAACATGTAGGAAACTTCTAAAAATAGTGTCATTGCCAAACAGGCACAACAGTacaatgcttttattttgctttattatacataaaagatgCAAAAATAGAAAATCTCAGTAGACTATAAAAGTAATACTAAGGAAACACACTTGCACTATACTAAGTACATAGTATTACTATAAATGAAAGTTCATTATGaacaaagtaataaaaaagaaacaactttaaTTTCACCCTTCACCAAGATATAGTGTGTGTTGCCATAGCCTTTGATATAAAAAGAAAGGGATTATCTACAGAAGTAGGAAAATCCAGAAGAAAACAAGTTGCAGAGCTTTGAAAAGAATGCCCTTTTACCTTGCTTAAGGATGCATACATGCAGCAGTTTTAGGTAAAAAATTTACCAATAAtggtatttgttcaaactttgtatttgaacacagtgtcatgttagaaacagaattatgaaaaaaaaaatcgaaggtcaccatactcgttcaggagttatctgcccttgaatatgcaaatttgaagaaaaatccagttttaaggacAGATAACTCATGAACAAGCACGGTGATCTATGattgttttttgcatttttctcttTCTAACATGAAattgtgttcatatacaaagtttgaacaaattctattattggaaAATCTTTGCCCCATCTCTcctacaagaaactgcagcaagtgtctttaaagTGCTTTATATTTTCCTTCAAATTCTAACAAATGTGTGTTCAATAGAAATTATTACTAGCTgtttaaataacaataaaaatattcttcATTTTCATAGGAAAAACTGATGTTTAAATAGCTGCAGACTAATTGGAATAATAAAAGCttctatttttcaataaaaatccATTTCAGTAGCGTGCTTGGTGGACATAGTGAGAACTTTTCTGACAATCTCAAACTTTACTTTTACAAGCATGTGCAaactttcaaattaaaggaaCTTGAATGCAAGGAAACACAatcagaaaatattaaatattagaACAAACCTGAAATACTAAACATTactttatttgctaaattttatgCTATTcttcaattaaaacaaaaagggtGCTGAAAATTCAACTTCCAATCCGTTTGTATGAGCACAAAGTGCATGATAGTTACTGCTCTGTGTAGGAGCATGACTGGTGGAGTGTGGAGTCATTGTCGCACGTGACTGACTGAACGGGGAGGATACACTACGCTGATCATCCCGAGAAAAAGACTTGTCATGGGTAGTAGTGAGGTCTTTATAGAAAGTCATAATATGAATAATGTTAAATCTCAGTGAAGACGGCCTGTAACAGATATCTAGAGATACTGTGTAATGTCCTGTAACATGTATCTGGAGATactcagggctccagataagatgcgtattagcgtaaattacgctttgaaataatgcatatacgcatatctgataatttttaagcgtataaaaacgtatatgaaattacagaaacgcatccaattacttttttactagcgtaaacaaaatctgattcATCTGGgtgctttatgtaacagagcacggTAGgcattctcccacattgaacatacCCACTCATTGAATGGTACTCGATAGACCTATGTTAAACtttattatacactcaatgcgtgtgtaaatcaaatagttgggaattaatattgacggtacggtagtgtattttaaagcagcgtcgatttaaaatatcaacttccactgcagagtaaacaacaaaaatgtctttttctaCGAAtggaaaagtgaacaaacactgaattctttaaagcaacaaaaatgatccaaaaaatataactaaaggTAGACATctattgaaaattgaaatttcatattttttggtGAATGAAGCCAAAGCatgccaagggagaaaaaaaagaagcaaaaacttgaatattgaattgaaactgaactgcaaacaaattcatcgGCGTTATGTACCCAATAAATATATGTTAGAAAACTCATTtctggttgttgttttttttttcacattcattATAAATTTTCAGGAGAAAAATTTTActctttcacaaaaaatatgatgagtaaatactcattggccaaaaaattatctggagccctggatACTGTGTAATGTCCTGTAACATGTATCTGGAGATACTGTGTAATGTCCTGTAACATGTATCTGGAGATACTGTGTAATGTCCTGTAACATGTATCTGGATGTCCTGTAACATGTATCTGGAGATACTGTGTAATGTCCTGTAAcatgtatctagagatactgtgTAATGTCCTGTAACATGTATCTGGATGTCCTGTAACATGTATCTGGAGATACTGTGTAATGTCCTGTAAcatgtatctagagatactgtgTAATGTCCTGTAACATGTATCTGGAGATACTGTGTAATGTCCTGTAACATGTATCTGGAGATACTGTGTAATGTTGTGTAATGGATATTTAGAGATACTGTGTTATATTGTGAACAGATATCTGGGGATACTGTGTAATGTTATGTGATACTAAGTATTATCATGCAACAGATATCTGGAGATTCTGTGAAATGTCATATAGATATGTCCTGTATCCCATATCTGGAGATACTGTGTAACACTGTGAAATAGATCTATGTGTTATGTCTTGTAATGGATATCTGAAGACATTGTGTTATCATATGTAACGGATATCTCGAGATACTGTGTAACGCTGTGTAATAGATGTCTGGAGACTGTGTATTGTCATGTAACAGATATCTAGAGAAACTGTGTAATGCCAGCATATTTTCTCAAAAACGCATTTACTCTCACAATTTGGTACTTGTAGTAATAAAATCAGCTAAAACTTCCCAGTTTATAACCAATTCAGTAGTATTATGCATACCTATCTATCATAGTATTTGACTGAATCTATTACAAGAGTTATACTGTCTCGAAAATAAATATCAGTAAAAGAATTCTGAAGAAAAACATGCAGACAGCAATACTTCTATTAAAAGACTCAGAAACTGTCTACTCTATGTAACAGGaatagaataaaaaagaaaaacaagttgtTTGATATTAAATAGTTCAAATCATTGTTGTTTGATATTAAATAGTTCAAATCATTACCACGTGATCTATCCGTGTGGACTGAGGCACCTAAAATATATTGTTCTAACATAGATTCAAACCTAGTGGGGAGAGTTCTGAATATAGAATCAATTAAAtctaaactgataaaaaaaattgtgacaaaCTTCTGTaatggtaaacaaacaaacaaaatttccaCTTTAATATATATCTAGAGTAATAATGTACTGATCAGAtggtaaaaaataaagaaaacaaaaaaaaaagcagacaGAAATTCATTacctgaaaaacagaaaacaaagtttatttacaaattttgttaaagaTAAAACTATCCGTATGTTTCAACACAATCAACGGGTCAGTCAATCTTTTCACATTTTGGTTGTATCACTTAAATTGTTTTCTCtttacatttgtacaaaattaaaacataccATCTCCTTCACCTTCCTCAGTCTGTTGTTGTTGTAACTGGACTTGTTGAGCATGTGTTGGTTTGATGATAAGATTCCTCTTCAGTAGTGAAGGTAAGACCTGTTCCACATGTTCCCGCCATTGTTCATACTTACTGTCTTCATACAGTTTCATCTGTTTACCTACACTCAGATACTTGGCTCGTGTCTGAAACAGTATGTGAAGTCACTATACTATTATGAAATAAGTTAGTTTTTTGTTGTGAATCAAGTTTTCTATAGATTCTGCAATATTTAATGTCAGAACCATTCTAAGAGCCTCAAGCCATGTTTTGTTCTTAAAAGTACTGGCACTGAAAAAAGTTAaagatcaaaatttaaatttcatgacTGATCTTAAAACGTATTTATCTGGTTACACATTTAATAAGTTCATTATCAAAGAAGTTCCTTTATTAAGACACTGACAAATGTAGAAATTAATGATTAACTAATAGATGACTATGCTATGATAACTATTCTAACCCCTTTTCCCATGTCACTCTGCATCATATCTTCCATGGACTGGAATCGGATGATCACATGTTTAATTCGGTGGAACAGCGACCTCTCCCAGTAGATGGAGCCAGCTATTGGAGGATGGTTCTTGTGTAGCGGTGGGTTTTCCTTCTGTGTGGCAAACAAGTTCTCCATAGTGTCTACTTCTTTCTGATACTGAACTAAGATATCCCGGAATTTCTGCATCATCTGAGCATTAATAGCGTCGCGGGATCGAATGTGCTTAAATTTCAACAGCAGATTGAAAGCTCCCTCGGCAGATCTCAGCGACTGGAAGGATTCGTCTATGAACATTTTGGCTTCATTTTCAATGGCAACAACTTCCCTGTTGAAATGGTCCATCACATTTTTCCAAGATTGTGAATGGCGGATCACAAATGGATCAAAAGCAACCTGCAAAATAGTGGCAACATACACTTATATTTCATCATTTgtcttaatttcaaaaataacttCCAAAGTAGTGAGAAAAGAGGAACAAACAGAGAATGGTACTaaaatttgttttctgaaaaactACCAAAGTTAAATACAGTAGTTATCATTCAACAAAGGAAAAACATACGCAAACAGAAACAAAGTTTTGGGTAAGTTGTCAGATTACATTCATTGAAGCAATAGGCAATCATACATACCCAGAGCTACAGCAAAAATTTCATgagaaaaatttacatttaatgcATTAAATGATTCATGAGAAACTTTTAAAGATATTCAGCCAATTTAGAAAAACAGTTGGACAAAGAGTACACACCTCCTCCAGTGGGGTAACAAGGGCATCAACTCTGACAAGTACTTCCTCTATACGTTTAGGATCACCAGTTACTGCTTTCAACTCGGGTCCAAATATGTTGTAAAACTCTTCCAAAACCTGAacagacaaaaatgttttttatctcTTAATCATTACAAATGGAAAATTGTAatgaatttttattgaaaaaaaacaacaacaaaaacagaaaaaaaagcatGACAAAATGCAGAGGCATAGCAGAAGTAAACCAGGAATAAACATTAATAACAATTAAGCTTTTGATGAGATGGCAAGAACTAAAAGACATATTAAAGATCGTTTTCTGCAGTGTTATAAATCTAACACTGAAAAATTGCAGCATGCCTTAAAGAAGACAGAAGAAAAGCATAATTTTACTGGAAAGTATCAATTTTAAATTGAATAGTGAATTAAACTGGTTTACAGATTTAAGTTTACCTGGGCGACATCGTAAAGGTCCTGACAGATGTTAGACATATAGTCTGTCCTTTCAAACAACTTCTTTCTGTCAAACTCCCACCTCTGATCTCGTCCTGACTGCTCAATCTTTGCTCGGACCTCGAAGTAACTGTCCTTCCATACCTGCAACATTCTCTTGGCCTCTGATGTTCTTCTTTTCACTTCATCTGTACTGTCTCTGTGATACAtatgtaaataataatataaataggTAATTTCTGAGGGCATGTCATAAAATTTATAAGCTTCTCATGCAGTGAAAACTGTATGACTCAGatatttaatctttagcctgctggtggcaagtgattttgcttttgcgaccagtgcagactgatcatggtcagcactagtgctgcccaaattgaatgaaagcagggtaaaagttaaggAAAATGAGTTTGTGTTGAATAAACTTACAATAAGTGAAAGCTGAGATGAATGAATTGAACTTTTTACTTACACTTTTAAGTAAACAAGATACAAAGTTTACTATATTTTGCTGGGTTATGGAGTTAAAACCTTCAAGATGTATGAAAactaaaatgttgtaaaaaagtAAGAAGTTTAAAACAATACTAACTTGAAGATATTTCTGATGTTGATGACTTTATCTACCCTCTCAGCGAGTTCCCAGGCAATCCTCTCCATCAGGGGAACCATCCGCTCATCTTTGTTGTAATGCCTGGAAATAATCCATACCATACGTAGCGCATTCATCATCGACGGAATTGTCTCTATCACAACTTGAAACGTTGCACCGTGggcaatatttttgaaatgacgTTCAAGAGTTGAGAGAAATCTGACATTGTCTTTTGCTTCAACGTAATATTTATTCAATTCAGATTTTACATCATCAAAATCTGCTTCCAGATGAGAATATGCTTCTAACATTTTAGCAACTTGTGGTATCTTCAGCTGTTCTGTGAGAGCGCTCAGCCCTGCATTACGTTCTCTCCAGAAGTCAATCTCTGCTAATGGTCCTTTGCCCTGTGGAACCTTCTTCAACTGAAGTTCTAACGCACCTCTGATCTGTTTAGTCCACTCGTGACAAACCTCTCGAATCTGGTCCATGAGTTCAGCATTTGCTACAATTTCATCAATATTGTCACCGAGTTCCATCTCTGGAACCTCTAATCTCACTTCTCCCTCAATCTGTTGAATTGTGCGAGTAATACTGGCTGCAAATTTCTGCATACTTATAAGAAATTCATCTCTCAACATGGCCTTAGCACGTGACTCAGCCACATTGACTTTCTTTTCTCCTTCTTTTTCCTCTCCGTCAGTTTTGTGTGATGCACGAGTGTCTGCACGAGTTTCTGGACGACTTTTTGCCTCTCCGGCCTTACTCTCACCATTTCTGTGCTGATTGTATGAGAGCAGTGGCATGTACACCTGAAACACAGATAAGAAACAATAATACTTCAAAATTTTTATCGCATGAAGCTTCAAAGAGACTTGAAGAATGGACATCAAACAGATCCAGACCATCTGTGAATATACAAGGCAGTCGCAGCAAATTGAGCCATAAAACATGGAAAATGGGCAAAACTGTTTATGATAATgccagaaaaaagaaataatccTGTTGAACATAAACCTTTTATGTGCAAGTTTATCAACTATAAC
This window of the Mercenaria mercenaria strain notata chromosome 5, MADL_Memer_1, whole genome shotgun sequence genome carries:
- the LOC128557369 gene encoding dynein axonemal heavy chain 10-like produces the protein MDDERIDWIRHQVYLGLDIKEIEVFEELLDRDDGVCERELGKFLNDTPEENESSIVFYKITKEEEEEVEVECEPEIPDITQEEEAAEGEGGEQAQGETAPAEDAEPKEQALGVSTPTGEGEDGAKKGASGKKRRKASTPGGDSKSETPTPKPEAPTPEVAESKPEEGEEGEGDEEEEEEKAPRTKIVVQKVQRTYLYMCYQHLPEEFADHDSMYFIRNTPGMVPLPNSKDEALETLPNYFEMGILNGHSLVMLEHIIAQVYMPLLSYNQHRNGESKAGEAKSRPETRADTRASHKTDGEEKEGEKKVNVAESRAKAMLRDEFLISMQKFAASITRTIQQIEGEVRLEVPEMELGDNIDEIVANAELMDQIREVCHEWTKQIRGALELQLKKVPQGKGPLAEIDFWRERNAGLSALTEQLKIPQVAKMLEAYSHLEADFDDVKSELNKYYVEAKDNVRFLSTLERHFKNIAHGATFQVVIETIPSMMNALRMVWIISRHYNKDERMVPLMERIAWELAERVDKVINIRNIFKDSTDEVKRRTSEAKRMLQVWKDSYFEVRAKIEQSGRDQRWEFDRKKLFERTDYMSNICQDLYDVAQVLEEFYNIFGPELKAVTGDPKRIEEVLVRVDALVTPLEEVAFDPFVIRHSQSWKNVMDHFNREVVAIENEAKMFIDESFQSLRSAEGAFNLLLKFKHIRSRDAINAQMMQKFRDILVQYQKEVDTMENLFATQKENPPLHKNHPPIAGSIYWERSLFHRIKHVIIRFQSMEDMMQSDMGKGTRAKYLSVGKQMKLYEDSKYEQWREHVEQVLPSLLKRNLIIKPTHAQQVQLQQQQTEEGEGDDLTTTHDKSFSRDDQRSVSSPFSQSRATMTPHSTSHAPTQSTNVYEVKYIVDFDPMLAEIVSETKYMEQLGFL